In Anaerolineales bacterium, a single genomic region encodes these proteins:
- a CDS encoding cupin, producing the protein MNNKEVVPETKGVTSQLLATVDLGPEIEGMAGRQFRMRMFTFEPGAVFGPLHDHKGRPGLVYILEGMITDHRNGVATDYGPGVGWPEDRNTLHWLENRGTIPAVEISVDIVKKE; encoded by the coding sequence ATGAATAATAAAGAAGTAGTACCTGAAACGAAAGGTGTTACATCACAGCTACTTGCCACGGTTGACCTTGGCCCTGAGATCGAGGGCATGGCAGGCCGCCAGTTTCGCATGCGCATGTTCACCTTCGAGCCTGGAGCTGTTTTTGGCCCACTGCACGACCATAAAGGCAGGCCAGGCCTCGTCTACATATTGGAAGGGATGATTACCGATCATCGCAATGGGGTCGCCACGGATTATGGACCGGGAGTGGGCTGGCCCGAGGATCGGAACACCTTGCACTGGCTTGAGAACCGGGGCACGATCCCTGCTGTGGAGATCTCGGTAGATATTGTGAAGAAAGAATAA
- a CDS encoding toxin-antitoxin system HicB family antitoxin produces the protein MKNDHYTYRVTWSEEDGEHVGLCAEFQSLSWLAGEPEAALHGIRQLVADVVTDLRASGEPVPKPLASKKFSGHFMVRVPPELHRQLTVEAAEAGVSLNRLASDKLRREDC, from the coding sequence TTGAAGAATGATCATTACACCTATCGTGTGACATGGTCCGAAGAAGACGGTGAGCATGTAGGTCTGTGCGCAGAATTTCAAAGCTTAAGCTGGCTGGCAGGTGAACCGGAAGCTGCCCTTCATGGTATACGCCAATTAGTTGCAGATGTCGTCACTGATCTGCGTGCAAGTGGAGAGCCAGTTCCTAAACCATTGGCATCGAAAAAATTCAGCGGGCATTTCATGGTCCGTGTGCCCCCTGAACTCCACCGGCAATTAACGGTAGAAGCTGCTGAAGCAGGTGTAAGCTTAAACCGGCTGGCAAGTGACAAATTGAGAAGGGAAGACTGCTGA
- a CDS encoding mechanosensitive ion channel protein MscS — MQFLTKTFLGNTLAQWALALVIGLFVFGLLQLLAWLLRRRLRKFADQPLPDPSVLIRNLLAHTNGLFFAWLAFFVAQRSLTLSETARVVIDTITITVILLQAGSWAVQVVEYLVARRQIAKDGELNYRKGSINAILLITKITIWTIVILLVLENIPGVHVTTLIASLGVAGIALGLALNKVLGDLFASLTISIDEPFVEGDAISVGEFSGVVEHVGLKSTRVRSGTGEQLIFSNSDLLDSRIRNFKRMEKRMVVFTINITYQTHYKKLQKIPELIREAIETQPQVAFERAHFKAYGPSSLIFEVAYTIQTADFNVYMDLQQKINLEIFHSFQEAGIDFAYPTQTIRLDNKEEK, encoded by the coding sequence ATGCAATTTTTAACGAAAACTTTCTTGGGAAACACCCTGGCACAATGGGCTCTGGCGCTGGTGATTGGGCTGTTCGTCTTTGGCTTGCTGCAGCTGCTGGCATGGCTTCTGCGCCGCCGGCTCAGAAAATTCGCTGACCAGCCGCTCCCCGATCCAAGCGTCTTGATCCGCAATTTGCTTGCCCATACCAATGGGCTGTTCTTTGCCTGGCTGGCCTTCTTTGTTGCCCAGCGCTCTCTCACCCTGTCTGAAACAGCCAGGGTGGTGATCGACACCATCACCATCACCGTCATCCTGCTCCAGGCAGGTTCCTGGGCGGTGCAGGTGGTCGAATACCTGGTCGCCCGCCGTCAGATCGCCAAGGATGGCGAGCTAAATTACCGCAAGGGTTCGATCAACGCCATCCTGCTCATCACGAAAATCACCATCTGGACCATTGTGATCCTGCTCGTGTTGGAGAACATTCCCGGAGTGCACGTCACAACCCTGATAGCCTCCCTTGGAGTGGCCGGGATCGCCCTCGGCCTGGCACTTAATAAGGTGCTGGGTGACCTGTTCGCCTCCCTCACCATCTCGATCGACGAACCTTTCGTGGAGGGGGACGCCATCAGCGTGGGTGAGTTTTCAGGGGTGGTCGAACACGTCGGCTTGAAGAGCACCCGCGTGCGCAGCGGTACCGGTGAGCAGCTGATCTTCTCGAACTCAGACCTGCTCGACAGCCGCATCCGCAATTTTAAGCGCATGGAAAAGCGCATGGTGGTGTTCACCATCAACATCACTTATCAAACCCACTATAAGAAGCTGCAAAAAATCCCCGAGCTCATTCGGGAGGCAATCGAGACGCAACCGCAGGTGGCCTTTGAGCGGGCCCATTTCAAAGCCTATGGTCCTTCGTCGCTGATCTTTGAGGTGGCCTACACCATCCAGACTGCGGATTTCAATGTGTATATGGACCTGCAGCAGAAGATCAACCTGGAGATCTTCCACAGTTTCCAGGAAGCCGGCATCGATTTCGCCTACCCAACCCAGACCATCCGGCTGGACAATAAGGAGGAGAAATAG
- a CDS encoding toxin HicA, whose product MAKIEEILDKMRQNPKGIKYLDLCNVCAHYFGEPRQVSSSHRIYKTPWQGDPRVNVQNDKGMAKAYQVRQVIKAIDRLENQENVEE is encoded by the coding sequence GTGGCAAAAATCGAAGAAATCCTGGATAAGATGCGACAAAATCCTAAAGGCATCAAGTACCTGGACTTATGTAACGTGTGTGCACATTATTTTGGTGAACCCAGGCAAGTCAGTAGCAGTCACAGGATTTATAAAACCCCTTGGCAAGGTGATCCACGGGTAAATGTTCAAAATGATAAGGGAATGGCAAAAGCGTACCAGGTGAGGCAGGTTATAAAAGCTATCGACCGATTGGAGAACCAAGAAAATGTTGAAGAATGA